One Kiloniellales bacterium DNA window includes the following coding sequences:
- the aroQ gene encoding type II 3-dehydroquinate dehydratase translates to MAKAPAILVLNGPNLNLLGTREPEVYGRITLAEIEAACLARGRERGLAVDCRQSNAEGDLVTWVQEARGSHQGLVLNAGALTHTSIALLDALQAVALPTIEVHLSNIYRRESFRHHSYISLAATGTICGFGPQSYLLALDAMARLLKTEEEV, encoded by the coding sequence GTGGCAAAAGCCCCGGCAATTCTGGTCCTTAACGGTCCCAACCTCAACTTGCTCGGAACCCGTGAACCGGAGGTCTACGGCCGGATCACCCTGGCGGAGATCGAGGCCGCCTGTCTGGCACGGGGCCGGGAACGCGGGCTCGCCGTGGACTGCCGCCAGTCCAACGCGGAAGGCGACCTGGTGACTTGGGTGCAGGAGGCGCGCGGCAGCCACCAGGGCCTCGTCCTCAATGCCGGCGCCCTGACCCACACCTCGATCGCGCTGCTGGACGCCCTTCAGGCCGTGGCTCTGCCGACGATCGAGGTCCACCTTTCGAACATCTATCGGCGCGAGTCGTTCCGCCACCACTCCTACATCTCCCTGGCGGCGACCGGCACGATCTGTGGCTTTGGCCCCCAGAGCTATCTGCTGGCCCTGGACGCCATGGCCCGCCTCTTGAAAACCGAGGAAGAGGTTTGA
- the accC gene encoding acetyl-CoA carboxylase biotin carboxylase subunit, with translation MFEKVLIANRGEIALRIHRACREMGIQTVAVHSTADADAMHVRLADESVCIGPPPGRDSYLNIPAILSAAIITGVDAIHPGVGFLSENADFAAMVEEHGFVFIGPSPEHIQLMGDKVAAKEAAVSLGIPVVPGSDGAITEDEEALRVADDVGFPILVKAAAGGGGRGMKVAEDRDGLIQALGMARSEAKAAFGNDAVYLERYLGGPRHIEIQILADGQGNAIHLGERDCSLQRRHQKLLEEAPSPALNESAREGIGKVATDAMKKFGYRSAGTLEFLYENGEFFFIEMNTRLQVEHPISEAITGIDIVREQIRIAAGSPLALTQEDVVFSGHAIECRINAEDPKTFVPSPGTITSHHVPGGLGVRVDSAMYGGYRIPPYYDSLIAKLIVHGSNRNECLMRLRRALEEYVVDGVKTTIALHHELIGANDFINGDYDIHWLERFVEQTPEA, from the coding sequence ATGTTCGAAAAGGTCCTGATCGCCAACCGCGGCGAGATCGCGCTGAGGATCCATCGCGCCTGCCGCGAGATGGGCATCCAGACCGTCGCCGTCCACTCAACCGCGGACGCCGACGCCATGCACGTCCGCCTGGCCGACGAGAGCGTCTGCATCGGGCCGCCGCCGGGTCGGGACAGTTATCTGAACATCCCGGCGATCCTCTCGGCCGCGATCATCACCGGGGTCGACGCGATTCATCCCGGGGTCGGCTTCCTCTCCGAGAACGCCGACTTCGCGGCCATGGTCGAGGAGCACGGCTTCGTCTTCATCGGCCCCTCGCCCGAGCACATCCAGCTGATGGGCGACAAGGTCGCGGCCAAGGAAGCGGCGGTTTCCCTCGGAATCCCGGTCGTTCCCGGCTCCGACGGCGCGATCACCGAGGACGAGGAGGCGCTGCGGGTGGCCGATGACGTCGGCTTCCCGATCCTGGTCAAGGCGGCGGCCGGCGGCGGCGGGCGCGGCATGAAGGTTGCCGAGGACCGCGACGGGCTGATCCAGGCCCTGGGCATGGCGCGCAGCGAGGCCAAGGCCGCCTTCGGCAACGATGCCGTCTACCTCGAGCGCTACCTGGGCGGGCCGCGGCACATCGAGATCCAGATCCTGGCCGACGGCCAAGGCAACGCCATCCACCTGGGCGAGCGCGACTGCTCGCTGCAGCGGCGCCACCAGAAGCTGCTGGAGGAGGCGCCCTCGCCGGCCCTCAACGAAAGCGCGCGCGAGGGCATCGGCAAGGTCGCCACCGACGCGATGAAGAAGTTCGGCTACCGCAGCGCCGGCACCCTGGAGTTCCTCTACGAGAACGGCGAGTTCTTCTTCATCGAGATGAACACACGCCTGCAGGTCGAGCATCCGATCTCGGAGGCGATCACCGGGATCGACATTGTACGCGAGCAGATCCGGATCGCGGCCGGATCGCCCCTCGCCCTGACCCAGGAGGACGTCGTGTTCTCGGGCCACGCCATCGAATGCCGGATCAACGCCGAGGATCCGAAGACCTTCGTGCCCAGCCCCGGGACCATCACCAGCCACCACGTTCCCGGCGGCCTGGGCGTGCGCGTCGACTCTGCGATGTACGGCGGCTACCGGATTCCGCCCTATTACGATAGTCTGATCGCCAAGCTGATCGTGCACGGAAGCAACCGCAACGAATGCCTGATGCGGCTGCGGCGGGCGCTGGAGGAATACGTCGTCGACGGGGTCAAGACCACGATTGCTCTACACCACGAATTGATCGGGGCTAACGATTTCATCAACGGCGACTATGATATCCATTGGCTAGAGAGGTTCGTCGAGCAGACGCCCGAGGCCTGA
- the accB gene encoding acetyl-CoA carboxylase biotin carboxyl carrier protein → MADKLSIDEKLVRKLADLLTETGLTEIEYEAEGRRIRIAKGGAAAMIAPGAVAAPAPAVAAAPAAEGAAEAVPAGAVTSPMVGTAYVAEEPGKPAFVKVGDQVSEGQTLLIIEAMKVMNQIPSPRAGTVKAILVQDGQPVEFGEPLMVIE, encoded by the coding sequence ATGGCTGACAAGCTATCCATCGACGAGAAGCTGGTGCGCAAGCTGGCCGATCTCCTGACCGAGACCGGGCTGACCGAGATCGAATACGAGGCCGAAGGCCGCCGAATACGCATCGCCAAGGGCGGCGCGGCCGCGATGATCGCGCCCGGCGCGGTCGCAGCGCCGGCGCCTGCCGTCGCGGCGGCGCCGGCAGCCGAGGGCGCCGCGGAAGCGGTCCCGGCGGGCGCGGTCACCTCGCCCATGGTCGGCACGGCTTACGTCGCCGAGGAGCCCGGAAAGCCCGCCTTCGTCAAGGTCGGCGACCAGGTCAGCGAGGGCCAGACCCTGTTGATCATCGAGGCCATGAAGGTGATGAACCAGATCCCCAGTCCCCGCGCGGGCACGGTCAAGGCGATCCTGGTTCAGGATGGCCAGCCGGTCGAGTTCGGCGAGCCCCTGATGGTCATCGAGTAG
- a CDS encoding DMT family transporter: MSEIGQTRERGIGRADPWIAGLLLALAAAVSFASIPTLARLAYDGGSDPLTVAFMRYLMGSLALVMMILMFRRPILLPRKAWPLTALVTLSWFVTNVSYLAAVFYLPVGLACLLLYCFPFLAALLVPLSGAGALGGRRLGAALLALIGLGLAVATVYADLDPQGLLFALLAAAGASVTVLVSRRLAGLHDVFSITVYVNLGGALLLAAALTLLGGFSLPYAFTGWAGLVGASAFYAVAIVVQFAAMGLSCPGRLGLVSYAEPLLTIAIAAVILGELLAPLQFLGALIVTAALVLLAWQPQAETRGKVATTSRD, translated from the coding sequence ATGAGTGAGATCGGGCAGACCCGGGAGCGCGGCATCGGCCGCGCCGACCCCTGGATCGCTGGGCTGCTTCTCGCCCTGGCAGCGGCGGTCTCCTTTGCCAGCATCCCGACCTTGGCCCGGCTTGCCTACGACGGCGGCAGCGATCCCCTGACCGTGGCCTTCATGCGCTACCTCATGGGCAGCCTGGCGCTGGTCATGATGATCCTGATGTTCCGGCGCCCGATCCTGCTGCCGCGCAAGGCTTGGCCCCTTACCGCCTTGGTCACCCTGTCCTGGTTCGTCACCAACGTCAGCTACCTGGCGGCAGTTTTCTACCTGCCGGTCGGTCTGGCCTGCCTGCTGCTCTACTGCTTCCCCTTCCTCGCCGCCCTTCTGGTGCCGCTGTCCGGCGCCGGCGCCCTGGGCGGCCGGCGGCTCGGCGCGGCGCTTCTCGCCCTGATCGGGCTCGGGCTCGCCGTGGCCACGGTCTACGCCGACCTCGACCCCCAGGGCCTGCTTTTCGCCCTGCTGGCGGCGGCGGGCGCCAGCGTGACGGTGCTGGTCAGCCGACGGCTGGCCGGGCTGCACGACGTCTTCTCGATCACCGTCTACGTCAACCTGGGCGGCGCCCTTCTGCTGGCCGCGGCGCTGACGCTCCTAGGCGGCTTCAGCCTGCCCTACGCCTTCACCGGCTGGGCCGGGCTGGTCGGCGCCAGCGCCTTCTACGCCGTCGCCATCGTCGTCCAGTTCGCCGCCATGGGCCTGTCCTGCCCGGGCCGGCTGGGCCTGGTCTCCTACGCCGAGCCCCTGCTGACCATCGCCATCGCCGCGGTGATCCTGGGCGAGCTTCTCGCCCCCCTGCAGTTCCTGGGCGCCCTCATCGTCACCGCAGCCCTGGTGCTGCTGGCCTGGCAGCCGCAGGCCGAGACTCGAGGGAAAGTCGCCACTACATCTAGGGACTAA
- a CDS encoding NADH:ubiquinone oxidoreductase subunit NDUFA12, with translation MARNTLGTLLHTWLRGEEVGKDGEGNRYFREKGGGRVHPDSIRKERRWVLYDGEAEASRVPPEWHAWLHHTTDEVPPAGGPAKRPWQKDHQPNLTGTDQAYRPPGHTLSGGRRDRATGDYEPWRPE, from the coding sequence ATGGCACGGAATACGCTCGGTACGCTTCTCCACACCTGGCTGCGCGGCGAAGAGGTCGGCAAGGACGGGGAAGGGAACCGCTATTTCCGCGAGAAGGGCGGCGGCCGGGTCCATCCCGACAGCATCCGCAAGGAGCGGCGCTGGGTGCTCTACGACGGCGAGGCCGAGGCCAGCCGGGTGCCGCCGGAATGGCACGCCTGGCTGCATCACACCACGGACGAGGTGCCGCCGGCCGGCGGGCCGGCGAAGCGGCCCTGGCAGAAGGACCACCAACCCAACCTGACCGGCACCGACCAGGCCTATCGCCCACCGGGCCACACGCTGAGCGGGGGCCGCCGGGACCGGGCCACCGGAGACTACGAGCCCTGGCGACCGGAGTGA
- a CDS encoding DUF2155 domain-containing protein gives MRLARLMLPVLLAGLAAPAAAAEIAVLQGLDKITARISTFEAPIDQIVRFGTFEIIARTCHKTPPEEPPERAAFLEITEVRPDSPSAPIFTGWMFASSPALSAVEHPVYDVWVIDCKSTSSSAASSTTGN, from the coding sequence ATGCGTCTGGCGCGCCTGATGCTGCCGGTCCTGCTGGCCGGCCTGGCCGCGCCCGCGGCCGCGGCCGAGATCGCCGTGCTTCAGGGCCTGGACAAGATCACCGCCCGGATCTCGACCTTCGAGGCGCCGATCGACCAGATCGTCCGCTTCGGTACCTTCGAGATCATTGCCCGGACCTGCCACAAGACGCCGCCTGAGGAGCCGCCGGAGCGCGCGGCCTTCCTGGAGATCACCGAGGTCCGTCCGGATTCCCCCTCGGCGCCGATCTTCACGGGCTGGATGTTCGCCTCCTCGCCGGCGCTCTCGGCCGTCGAGCACCCGGTCTACGACGTCTGGGTGATCGACTGCAAGAGCACGTCCAGCTCGGCGGCATCGAGTACCACCGGGAACTGA
- a CDS encoding DsbA family protein, whose protein sequence is MRVFVSITAAALLAGAVTAAAEEPAAPEASFSETETRAIEEIVRDYLLEHPEILLESMQRLEEKQRLAKIEAQRNAILANLDTLGRDPNSPVLGNPDGDITLVEFFDYRCPYCRKVTADLMDAVEKDGSIRLVFKEFPILGPESVVAARAALAAAEQDRYRDFHLALMTMPGQLDEARVLAVASDLGLDVERLRKDMVSEGVEQQIRDNHRLGQALQINGTPAFVVGEEIVPGAVPMRQLMELVRRERAKTG, encoded by the coding sequence ATGAGGGTTTTCGTCAGTATCACGGCCGCGGCTCTTCTGGCCGGCGCCGTCACTGCCGCGGCCGAGGAGCCGGCCGCGCCCGAAGCCAGCTTCAGCGAAACCGAGACCCGGGCCATCGAGGAGATCGTCCGCGACTACCTGCTCGAGCATCCCGAGATTCTGCTGGAGAGCATGCAGCGGCTGGAGGAGAAGCAGCGCCTCGCGAAGATCGAAGCCCAGCGCAATGCCATCTTAGCGAACCTGGATACCCTGGGGCGCGATCCGAACAGTCCCGTCCTCGGCAATCCTGACGGCGACATTACCCTGGTCGAGTTCTTCGACTATCGCTGCCCTTACTGCCGCAAGGTCACCGCCGACCTCATGGACGCGGTCGAGAAGGACGGCAGCATCCGCCTGGTCTTCAAGGAGTTCCCCATCCTCGGGCCGGAGTCCGTGGTGGCGGCGCGGGCGGCGCTGGCCGCTGCCGAGCAGGACCGCTACCGCGACTTCCACCTCGCGCTGATGACCATGCCGGGCCAGCTGGACGAAGCGAGGGTCCTGGCCGTTGCCAGCGATCTCGGCCTCGACGTCGAGCGACTGCGCAAGGATATGGTCTCTGAAGGCGTCGAGCAGCAGATCCGGGACAACCACAGATTGGGGCAGGCGCTCCAGATCAACGGCACCCCGGCCTTCGTCGTCGGCGAGGAAATCGTCCCCGGCGCCGTGCCCATGCGGCAGCTGATGGAGCTGGTCCGGCGCGAACGCGCCAAGACCGGCTGA
- the aat gene encoding leucyl/phenylalanyl-tRNA--protein transferase — translation MKLNPELLLRAYAIGIFPMAESRDDPVVHWIDPDNRGVLPLEKFHIPRRLKRRVRRQDFDVRCNSAFDEVIAGCAEPGLNRPDTWINRTIEGLYTELHHMGFAHSIECWRDGQLVGGLYGVSLGAAFFGESMFSRESEASKVALVHLVLRLIKGGYSLLDTQFTTPHLRQFGAVELPREEYKMRLAQALSVTAQFPVVLDAAELDVLLQSITQTS, via the coding sequence ATGAAGCTCAATCCTGAGCTCCTGCTGCGGGCTTACGCCATCGGGATCTTCCCCATGGCGGAGAGTCGCGACGACCCCGTGGTCCACTGGATCGATCCCGACAACCGAGGCGTCCTGCCTCTCGAGAAGTTCCACATCCCGCGGCGGCTGAAACGCCGGGTGCGGCGCCAGGACTTCGACGTGCGCTGCAACTCTGCCTTCGACGAGGTGATCGCGGGCTGCGCCGAGCCCGGGCTCAACCGCCCGGACACCTGGATCAATCGGACGATCGAGGGGCTCTACACCGAACTGCACCACATGGGATTCGCCCATTCGATCGAATGCTGGCGGGACGGCCAGCTGGTCGGCGGGCTCTACGGCGTGTCCTTGGGCGCGGCCTTCTTCGGGGAGAGCATGTTCAGCCGGGAATCCGAAGCGAGCAAGGTTGCCTTGGTGCACTTGGTCCTGCGCCTGATCAAGGGCGGCTACAGCCTGCTCGACACCCAGTTCACGACGCCGCACTTGCGGCAGTTCGGGGCCGTCGAGCTGCCCCGCGAGGAGTACAAGATGCGCCTGGCTCAGGCGCTCTCGGTCACCGCTCAGTTCCCGGTGGTACTCGATGCCGCCGAGCTGGACGTGCTCTTGCAGTCGATCACCCAGACGTCGTAG
- a CDS encoding class I SAM-dependent methyltransferase translates to MSPAAGDTSSGQRWDPERYARNARFVADLGAPLVELLAPQPGEAILDLGCGDGALTEALIAAGAVVVGVDGSAEQVAAAQTRGIDARQADGEALDFEAAFDAVFSNAALHWMRRADAVIDGVWRALKPGGRFVGEMGGAGNVAGITSALLVALDRRGVDGRAVNPWYFPTPEDYRGRLEARGFEVRSIALIDRPTPLPGPMAEWLETFAETFLKLVPAAARAELAAEVCEALRPTLCDAEGRWTADYVRLRFSARKPVLASGGLADSAASA, encoded by the coding sequence GTGAGCCCCGCGGCCGGCGATACCTCTTCCGGCCAGCGCTGGGATCCCGAGCGCTACGCCCGCAACGCGCGCTTCGTGGCCGACCTCGGCGCGCCCTTGGTCGAGCTGCTCGCGCCCCAGCCGGGCGAGGCGATCCTCGATCTCGGCTGCGGCGACGGCGCCCTGACCGAGGCCCTGATCGCCGCTGGCGCCGTGGTCGTCGGCGTCGACGGCAGTGCCGAGCAGGTCGCCGCGGCGCAGACGCGCGGCATCGACGCCCGTCAGGCCGACGGCGAAGCGCTGGATTTCGAAGCCGCCTTCGACGCGGTCTTTTCGAACGCGGCCCTGCACTGGATGCGCAGGGCGGATGCGGTCATCGACGGGGTCTGGCGGGCCCTCAAGCCCGGCGGGCGCTTCGTCGGGGAGATGGGCGGCGCCGGCAACGTCGCCGGGATCACGTCCGCGCTGCTGGTGGCGCTGGACCGCCGCGGCGTCGACGGCCGGGCGGTCAACCCCTGGTATTTTCCCACCCCCGAGGACTATCGCGGGCGCCTCGAAGCCCGCGGCTTCGAGGTCCGGAGCATTGCGCTGATCGACCGGCCGACCCCGCTGCCGGGCCCCATGGCCGAATGGCTGGAGACCTTCGCCGAGACCTTTCTCAAGCTGGTGCCGGCCGCGGCGCGCGCAGAGCTGGCCGCGGAGGTTTGCGAGGCGCTGCGGCCGACCCTCTGCGACGCCGAAGGGCGCTGGACCGCGGACTACGTCCGCCTGCGCTTCTCGGCCCGCAAGCCGGTCTTAGCCTCCGGCGGGCTTGCAGATTCGGCGGCTTCTGCCTAA
- the mlaD gene encoding outer membrane lipid asymmetry maintenance protein MlaD: MQRNIIETVMGGVVLIVAVFFVGFAFTSAGVSPVTGYEVSARFENASGLSPGTDVRMSGVKIGTVTRQSLDPETFSAVVTMTIQGDLELPLDTSARIIPDGLLGGNFVELEPGGEIESIAPGGSIEYTQGAINIIDLATRLFFSTTDGGESGDGSAAGGAGESGGQQ; encoded by the coding sequence ATGCAGAGGAACATCATCGAAACCGTGATGGGCGGCGTCGTGCTGATCGTGGCGGTGTTCTTCGTGGGTTTCGCCTTCACCAGCGCCGGGGTCAGTCCCGTGACCGGCTACGAGGTCTCGGCCCGCTTCGAGAACGCCTCGGGGCTCTCGCCCGGGACCGATGTCCGGATGAGCGGGGTCAAGATCGGCACGGTGACGCGCCAGTCGCTCGATCCCGAGACCTTCTCGGCCGTCGTAACCATGACCATCCAGGGCGACCTCGAGCTGCCGCTGGACACCTCGGCACGGATCATCCCTGACGGTCTGCTGGGCGGCAATTTCGTCGAGCTGGAGCCCGGCGGCGAAATCGAGAGCATCGCGCCCGGCGGCTCGATCGAGTACACCCAGGGCGCGATCAACATCATCGACCTCGCGACCAGGCTGTTCTTCAGCACGACAGACGGCGGCGAGTCCGGCGATGGCAGCGCGGCCGGCGGTGCCGGCGAAAGCGGCGGTCAGCAGTGA
- a CDS encoding DUF6352 family protein, giving the protein MPDFWRDSGYHLLRQDAESGRLAVTDAFLAAYFRRPEIRPVEESCAAEIALHRSLLANPREAVSKARLAELADPDARENYEVVLGFRDRLVRAGTIEAAYARIFAESGGSMPKGVPVPPLFLDQLAHVIARALLEGCEDGLRARAAELLFREQQVTINDGHIMAADAETVEMYASTGGFGDLGRLVVEAQTPLRRVDLEVIDEANAALYWSRDQRHDLVLNLNFAGAGLDALCRVLEAWVRRFHEVEVSLQPVQEIRDEKWAWHLGLDAEGSRLLNDLYNGVEVGEARLARLLSLFRLDFKDPGAMRSELAGRPVYLALCMSESGRLKLKPQNLLVNLPLARPA; this is encoded by the coding sequence ATGCCCGATTTCTGGCGAGATTCCGGCTATCACTTGTTGCGGCAGGACGCCGAGTCCGGCCGCCTGGCGGTGACCGACGCCTTCCTGGCCGCCTATTTTCGGCGCCCGGAGATTCGTCCGGTCGAAGAGTCCTGTGCCGCCGAGATCGCTTTGCACCGTAGCCTCCTGGCCAACCCGCGCGAGGCCGTCTCCAAGGCCCGCTTGGCCGAGCTCGCCGACCCGGACGCCCGAGAGAACTACGAGGTCGTGCTCGGCTTCCGCGACCGCCTGGTTCGGGCCGGCACGATCGAGGCCGCCTACGCCCGGATCTTCGCCGAGTCGGGCGGCAGCATGCCGAAGGGGGTCCCGGTGCCGCCCCTGTTCCTCGACCAGCTCGCCCACGTCATCGCACGAGCCTTGCTGGAGGGCTGCGAGGACGGCCTGAGAGCGCGGGCTGCCGAACTGCTGTTCCGCGAGCAGCAGGTGACCATCAACGACGGTCACATCATGGCCGCGGACGCCGAGACGGTGGAGATGTATGCCTCCACCGGCGGCTTCGGCGACCTGGGCCGCCTCGTGGTCGAGGCGCAGACCCCCTTGCGCCGGGTCGACCTCGAGGTCATCGACGAGGCCAACGCCGCGCTCTACTGGTCGCGCGACCAACGCCACGACCTGGTCCTCAACCTGAACTTTGCCGGCGCCGGGCTCGACGCGCTCTGCCGGGTCCTCGAGGCCTGGGTGCGGCGCTTCCACGAGGTCGAGGTCAGCCTGCAGCCGGTCCAGGAGATCCGCGACGAGAAATGGGCCTGGCACCTCGGTCTCGACGCCGAGGGCTCGCGCCTGCTCAACGACCTCTACAACGGGGTCGAGGTCGGCGAGGCCCGCCTGGCCCGCCTGCTCTCGCTGTTCCGCCTCGACTTCAAGGACCCCGGCGCGATGCGCTCCGAGCTCGCCGGCCGCCCGGTCTATCTGGCGCTCTGCATGTCGGAGAGCGGCCGGCTGAAGCTCAAGCCGCAGAATCTCCTGGTCAACCTGCCGCTTGCCAGACCCGCCTGA
- a CDS encoding M48 family metalloprotease, translated as MAPAVVEAKGLRFIRDTEIENTVRAYSTPIFLAAGLNPQAVDVYLIDDPRLNAFVAGGQNMFLHTGLLLRAETPLQVMGVIAHETGHITGGHIVTRGDEVQKTTAALIASYVLGIGTAIATGRGDAGAAIISGGQGAAVASLLAYTRGQEASADQAAIKLLESSGYSPRGLLEFFEILGDQEALLSSRQDPYLRTHPLTQDRIASLRAAVQESRFADEPAPPELVAMHERMRAKLLGYLTPIKALRRFSDNDDSLPARYARSIAYLERGQMPEALAEADSLIEDYPGDPYFHELKGDIFFHSGRLADARPEYQKAVQILPDAPLIRRALAHVQIELNQPNLNKEALGHLQYVTQREPRNVTGWRLLASVQGRMGDQGMSTLSKAEAALAMNNPREAKGFAQRALKLLPEYSPGWLRAQDIDGLADRLRKRS; from the coding sequence ATGGCGCCTGCGGTCGTCGAGGCGAAGGGTCTTCGCTTCATACGGGACACGGAGATCGAGAACACCGTCCGCGCCTATTCAACCCCGATTTTCCTGGCTGCCGGGCTGAACCCGCAGGCTGTCGACGTTTACCTGATAGACGACCCCAGGCTCAACGCTTTCGTCGCCGGCGGTCAGAATATGTTCCTCCATACCGGCCTGCTCTTGCGCGCCGAGACGCCCCTTCAGGTGATGGGGGTGATCGCCCACGAAACGGGCCACATCACGGGCGGTCATATCGTAACGCGGGGCGACGAGGTCCAGAAGACCACGGCCGCCCTGATCGCGTCCTACGTCCTGGGCATTGGCACGGCGATCGCGACCGGGCGCGGCGATGCCGGCGCGGCGATCATCAGCGGCGGCCAGGGCGCCGCGGTCGCCAGCCTGCTGGCCTACACCCGGGGACAGGAGGCCTCCGCCGACCAAGCCGCGATCAAGCTGCTGGAGTCCTCCGGATACTCGCCGCGCGGCCTCTTGGAGTTCTTCGAGATCCTCGGCGATCAGGAGGCCCTGCTGTCGAGCCGGCAAGATCCCTATCTTCGCACCCACCCTCTGACTCAGGACCGTATCGCCTCGCTGCGGGCGGCGGTGCAAGAGTCGCGCTTTGCCGACGAGCCCGCGCCGCCGGAGCTGGTCGCGATGCATGAGCGCATGCGCGCGAAGCTTCTCGGCTATCTGACCCCGATTAAGGCGCTCAGGAGGTTCAGCGACAACGACGATTCCTTGCCGGCCCGCTACGCCCGGTCGATCGCTTATTTGGAGCGCGGCCAAATGCCAGAGGCGCTGGCGGAGGCGGACAGCCTGATCGAGGACTACCCGGGCGACCCCTATTTCCACGAGCTCAAGGGCGACATTTTCTTCCACAGCGGCCGGCTTGCCGACGCCAGGCCGGAATACCAGAAGGCGGTCCAGATCCTTCCCGACGCGCCGCTGATCCGTCGCGCCCTGGCGCACGTCCAGATCGAGCTCAACCAGCCGAACCTGAACAAGGAAGCCCTGGGACACCTGCAGTACGTTACCCAGCGCGAGCCCCGTAACGTGACAGGCTGGCGCCTCCTGGCCAGCGTCCAGGGCCGCATGGGCGACCAGGGCATGTCGACCCTGTCGAAGGCGGAGGCCGCCCTGGCAATGAATAACCCCAGGGAGGCCAAGGGTTTCGCCCAGCGCGCCTTGAAGCTCCTGCCGGAGTATTCTCCCGGATGGCTCAGGGCGCAGGACATCGACGGACTGGCCGACCGCCTGCGCAAGCGCAGCTGA